In Humulus lupulus chromosome 7, drHumLupu1.1, whole genome shotgun sequence, the following are encoded in one genomic region:
- the LOC133791093 gene encoding RHOMBOID-like protein 1, translating into MERRTPSPAATHVQIKVQPRREDNVSHPDPVGASSRPSAAPFRSPSPPDDYKPFKRWTSWLVPSFVMVNIVLFAVTMFVNDCPKNSTSCLGRFLGPFSFQPMKENPLLGPSASALEKMGALEVDKVVHKHQAWRLITCAWLHAGVFHILANMLSLFFIGIRLEQEFGFARIGLLYIISGFGGSLLSALFIQSGISVGASGALFGLLGGMLSELITNWTLYANKLAALLTLIFIIVVNLAVGILPHVDNFAHIGGFFSGFLLGFIFLVRPQFRWVSQRFTSQGHTAPPINKHRAYQYALLIFSLILLIVGFIVGLIMLFQGVNLNERCSWCHYLSCVPTARWSCNSQKEFCEMIQFGNQLNMTCQRNGRNNIFQLSDNNPSQAQVQQLCRQLCS; encoded by the exons ATGGAGAGGCGTACCCCATCACCTGCGGCGACCCACGTACAGATTAAGGTCCAACCACGCCGCGAGGACAACGTGAGCCATCCGGACCCGGTTGGCGCCTCCTCCCGGCCTTCGGCGGCTCCATTTCGTTCCCCGTCCCCGCCCGACGATTACAAGCCATTCAAGAGATGGACCTCGTGGCTGGTTCCGTCGTTTGTGATGGTCAACATTGTCTTGTTTGCTGTCACCATGTTCGTTAACGACTGCCCCAAGAATTCGACTTCTTGTTTGGGGCGGTTCTTGGGGCCGTTTTCCTTTCAGCCCATGAAAGAAAACCCACTTCTGGGTCCTTCTGCTTCCGC ATTAGAGAAGATGGGTGCCCTAGAAGTGGATAAAGTGGTCCATAAACACCAGGCATGGCGCCTGATTACTTGTGCTTGGTTACATGCTGGAGTTTTCCATATACTTGCCAATATGTTAAGTCTTTTTTTCATTGGTATTCGACTTGAGCAAGAATTTGGGTTTG CTAGGATTGGATTGCTTTATATCATATCTGGTTTTGGAGGTAGTTTGCTGTCAGCTCTTTTTATTCAAAGTGGCATATCAGTCGGTGCCTCGGGTGCACTTTTTGGTTTACTAGGAGGTATGCTTTCAGAGCTTATTACAAATTGGACTTTATACGCaaataag TTGGCCGCATTGCTTACGCTCATTTTCATCATTGTAGTAAATTTAGCTGTGGGAATACTCCCACATGTTGACAACTTTGCTCATATTGGAGGATTTTTTTCTGGATTCCTTCTTGGATTTATATTTTTGGTACGGCCCCAGTTCAGATGGGTTAGCCAGAGATTTACTTCCCAAGGCCACACTGCTCCACCAATTAATAAACACAGGGCATATCAGTATGCGCTGTTGATTTTTTCTCTGATTCTGTTGATTGTCGG ATTCATTGTTGGGTTAATTATGCTCTTTCAAGGGGTTAATCTAAATGAGCGCTGTTCTTGGTGTCATTATCTTAGTTGTGTCCCTACTGCACGATGGAGTTGCAACTCCCAAAAAGAATTTTGCGAG ATGATCCAATTCGGAAATCAGTTGAACATGACATGCCAAAGGAATGGTAGAAACAACATTTTTCAGCTATCAGATAATAACCCTTCACAGGCTCAGGTTCAGCAGCTCTGCCGTCAGCTTTGCAGTTAG